From the genome of Theropithecus gelada isolate Dixy unplaced genomic scaffold, Tgel_1.0 HiC_scaffold_15883, whole genome shotgun sequence:
ATTTATTCCTCAAATAATCTGAGAGTTACATAATTACTATGATTAAATGACAAATGggacagggaaaaaaataattcaccTTCTGGAAGTGAAAAAGCCACAgccaaaagcagaagaaagatgaGATTTTTGCATTACAAGCAAATAGTGGCAGTATATGATTTAGAATTTAGATCAATCTTTTAATATGAAAGGAAGCAAAGTAGGTTTCTTTGAGTACTCAATAAGGCAAGTTAGCAAAGAACAGTTCACGAACTTAAGGACAGGGCTGTTGTGGTGAACTCAGATCACTGTATTTTCAAATCATTatatgatataaaagaaaaaatctattaCATTAACAAAAGCTTCTagtcaaaacaatatttttaaagtacagcTATAAAAATGTACACCCACAAttcaaaataaaggaaaccaATAGGGTAAGATAATTGGTTGGctattttaccaaaaatacagCAAAGTAAATCACTCAATTCTCCTAACCTGGCTAAAAAGGTAAAAGTGACAGCATTTATTCATAAAACTGCTGTGGCCTCTGAATGTCACTCCCTAACCCTTGCCATCTATGACTGGAATCATCAACAATGTCCTTTTCCTTCATGACTAAAATGATCAAACGTCTTGATTTGTTAGAGATGGTCCTAATTTATACTTATTGTAGCAACATACTTATTAATAGTGAcctttttaactttcaaaactgTCCCTTTTTGATATAGTGGAAACCTgtatattagttttttaaaaaccactaatATCCCCCATATGGTCAATAAATCATATTGCCCTATCCATAACACATTTTGAGCTTTTTTCTCCAGTGGCTTCTCAACTTTTAAAACACCTGTGATTAAATTCTTCCAAATGATTTATTTCAATGGAAGTGCAAAAAATCAATCAAAGAATGTTGTCTTCACAAATTGCTTTCCCTTATAGGACTACCTTTTAGATAAAACTTGTCATACATCTCATTCAGAAAAGTGATTAATAAGCATCAGCTTACCATTGCCAGTTGTCGACCAATGTTTCCCATTGTTATGCCTCCAGCAAAAAATATACATGGTAACCAAGAACGAACATAGAGGAAATCTGGAGATGTATATCTAGAATAACAGACATGTCTTTAATACCCACAGAGGAACTGCAATGACACTTAAGataattacaatgaaaataaaccaCTCTGTAGATTAAACTGGCTAACCTCATTTCATAATCTCAATTCTGAaagcagttaacatttatttatctaGCAAACAAGCACCAAAATTTTAAGGATTAATACTTACTGATAAACACCATTATATACTAGTAATTGAGTGACCAGGGTTGCCAAGAAGGCGATTCCTACTCCAAGGCCAAAACCACTTCTAGATCTATCAAAAGTCCACCACAGTCCAATGGATAGTGCAGCCAGTGTGAGAGACAACTGTATGTTGTTATCAAAATCCACTTTCTGAGATCAGTGTTAAGAAGTCATCTTAAAACTTGTAACCAAATAATATCACctgttcatttttctaaataagagATGCATCTGTTGAGAAGGGAATTAATTGCTTCTAGCATCTGTTGAGAAGGGAATTAATTGCTTCTACTCAAGTACCTCAGTCTCTTAGTACAATGTATGAAGCTAGGTGAGATTAAAACTATCTCCAGTATTTACCCAATACCAGATACATAAAAGACATTAATCAATAGATCCTACCAACCTGTAacccctccaaaaaataaaaaataaacagtctaCATACATTCCCAATTATAAGCcattatttaagaaatgcttTCTTTGCTAAAAATAACTAGAAGCCTCAGAACACAAGTATCACTAAAAGAACACACTTTTGCAAAAAAGGAAACCAATATTACTTCTCCAGCAGGTTTAGAATTACTTGAGAATCATATAGGAACTTGAAAATAGAAGAGTTGACAGCTATTTAACAGGGTACCACATTCTCTCTATGATTTACTGACAGACACATTTTATAATAATGCAGTTCAGAAACAAGAGTACCAAGGACACAGTATCCCTTTCTATTATGTCAACTGTTCTAgttttaatttgttgaggataAAGCCTTGAAGTGAACATTATCTTACAACCTGCCAAGCTATTTTGGTGCCTGAGACTTTCTGGTATAGGACAGTTTgttcaaatgatattttattttcatcacctACTTAAGCATCTATTCACAAAAGTATGGCCCTTTTCTACACCAAAATCTCTGGGTAAAATGAAGCTTTAcagattcagttttctcatctctttgcTAGAGGATTACACTAAAGGAATTAATTTCAAGTGCCATTAAAAGGGCATTATCTATGTCCCAAAGGCCACCTCTTGGCTCTAtaaccagctactggggaaggcAGGGGACGTTTTGGAGGAACACATATCACCAAACTGACCACGCTACAAGTACAGagaagtccaaaaaaaaaaaaaaaaaaaaaaaatgcatacgAAGCCATTTCCCACTACCTTTAACACTCTGTTTTTCACCATTTCCCTACCCCTACCAAGCAACTATCCTAAACACCCAGTTTGCTTATTTCTCAGCATCTCAGGACTATTGTGGGCAACCCCTTCAAGGTCGTTTCTTGTTAAGGCTTGATTTAAAAGGAAATCTACAGTTCATATGGATATGCTTTCTGGAAAagcttttcttattcttttgctATCATTATACTTAAAGTTCAAAGAAAAGGTTTAGAGCTCTGATTTCCCTATGAAATAAACACTCATGTAAGGAGTGGAATTTGGTATTAAATGAGTTTCATGTTTGTTAACTAAACTCAATTAAAAGTCACAGCGAAGTAAGGAGGCTTCCAGAGTAAACAGATATATCAGTCTTAAAATAGTGCcatatgggctgggcgcggtggctcacgcctgtaatcccagcactttgggaggccgaggcaggcggatcacgaggtcaggagatcaagaccatcctgctaacacggtgaaaccctgactctactaaaaataaaaaaaattcgccgggtgtggtggcgggcgcctgtagtcccagctactcgggaggctgccagttactcgggaggatgaggcaggagaatggcgtaaacccaggaggcagagcttgcagtgagccaagattgtgccactgcattccagcctgggcgacagagcaagcctccatctcaaaaaataaaaaaatagtgccATATGAGTTTGTAAAGTCTAAGTAACCTAATATTAGAAGTGTATGCTATAAATCTGGTAAACATTTTGGACTTTACTTAAAGGACAACAGGATATCTAAGATTGCTATATTTAAGTACTTCAttgagaaagaaatgtaaagattttaaacttaataagtttttaaaatttcagaaaggcTATTAAGTATTTCAttgagaaagaaatgtaaagattttaaacttaataagtttttaaaaattcagaaaggcTATTTAAAtttctctacagaaaaacaaaaatcgaAGTGGAAATGTCTGAGAGAGAAGCATCTAATCCACCAGATAGAGAGGAACTGACAGTTTTGAGGCTTCTGTGTAGGCAAATGAGATGTTCCTAGACTTGAGTCAGGCTCTCTCGGGTCTGTTCTCAGCTCTAATGCAATGTCGCAGAATAAATGACTTAGTAAATTACCTAACCTCTCTAGCTTCCATTTGTCTTATtatctttacacacacacacacacaaaaaaaaagtggaactAGGTGATTTCTAAGTTCTC
Proteins encoded in this window:
- the LOC112617131 gene encoding insulin-induced gene 2 protein isoform X2 codes for the protein MRCVAVFVGINHASAKVDFDNNIQLSLTLAALSIGLWWTFDRSRSGFGLGVGIAFLATLVTQLLVYNGVYQYTSPDFLYVRSWLPCIFFAGGITMGNIGRQLAMYECKVIAEKSHQE
- the LOC112617131 gene encoding insulin-induced gene 2 protein isoform X3 — translated: MRCVAVFVGINHASAKVDFDNNIQLSLTLAALSIGLWWTFDRSRSGFGLGVGIAFLATLVTQLLVYNGVYHMNVKLSQKNLIRNEEGKKYLLYKKTR